A stretch of Strix aluco isolate bStrAlu1 chromosome 16, bStrAlu1.hap1, whole genome shotgun sequence DNA encodes these proteins:
- the DEPDC7 gene encoding DEP domain-containing protein 7, translated as MATVREKAAALSLSAVCSPAARPPGFSLAQKPFGATYVWSSIINALQTQVEVKKRRQNLKCYHDCFIGSDAVDVVFAHLLQNKYFGDVDISRAKIVRVCQALMDYKVFEAVSTRVFGKDKRSVFEDSSSSLYRFTNLSNQTELDKDYQQCTPQRHEKSLLFHSTPVKPESLEDLWENLSLRPANTPQVNISDSLSRRVINEVWQEQTIARLLQLVDLPLLESLLERREIRPQLPQPRKGTGYVITSNYLDREILKAFSDSQTDEWLSAAIDCLEYLPDHMVVDISRNLPDQPDKADTWKLLLFENIGRYYGQKKEPLLSHASEIHSGIAELLVNGKMEQSLEAVQLYLKLLDSQVREEFRRLLYFMAVAAHNSELKLQKESDNRMVVKRTFSKAIINNKTLSRGKTDLLILFLVDHQKDVLKIPGTLHKMVSNKLVALQKGQDPSKITGYTFCQKLDEREYRSNTEKTTKDELLSLLKAIDEDSNLSDKERKRLLGQFHSSNPSIFMQYFGDRVTNMCV; from the exons ATGGCCACGGTGCGGGAGAAGGCGGCGGCTTTGAGCCTCAGCGCTGTCTGCAGCCCCGCCGCCAGGCCGCCGG GCTTTAGCTTGGCACAGAAACCCTTTGGAGCAACATATGTCTGGAGCAGCATTATCAATGCACTTCAAACTCAAGTGGAAGTGAAAAAGCGTCGCCAGAACCTGAAGTGCTATCATGACTGTTTTATTGGTTCAGATGCAGTGGATGTTGTCTTTGCCCATCTTCTGCAGAACAAGTATTTTGGGGATGTCGATATTTCCCGTGCTAAAATAGTGCGCGTATGTCAAGCGCTGATGGATTACAAAGTATTTGAGGCTGTTTCAACTAGGGTCTTTGGAAAAGACAAACGGTCTGTATTTGAAGACAGTAGCAGTAGCCTCTACAGATTCACAAATCTCTCAAATCAAACAGAACTTGATAAAGATTACCAGCAGTGTACACCACAAAG ACATGAGAAGAGCTTGCTGTTTCACTCTACTCCTGTCAAACCAGAAAGCTTGGAGGATCTCTGGGAAAACCTGAGTTTAAGGCCTGCAAATACCCCTCAAGTAAACATCTCTGATAGTTTGTCCCGTCGAG TTATTAATGAAGTATGGCAAGAACAAACAATTGCTCGACTGCTGCAGCTTGTGGATCTTCCGCTCCTTGAGTCTTTACTTGAGCGCCGAGAGATCAGACCTCAGCTCCCACAACCGAGGAAGGGAACTGGATATGTCATCACAAGTAACTACCTAGACAGAGAGATTCTCAAGGCTTTCAGTGACTCACA AACAGACGAATGGCTCTCAGCAGCAATAGATTGCTTGGAATATCTTCCAGATCATATGGTGGTAGATATTAGCAGGAATTTGCCTGATCAACCAGATAAAGCAGATACATGGAAACTACTGCTGTTCGAAAATATTGGTAGATACTATGGCCAAAAAAAGGAGCCGCTGTTAAGCCATGCATCTGAAATTCACTCAGGAATTGCAGAACTATTAG TGAATGGGAAGATGGAGCAATCTTTAGAAGCTGTCCAACTCTATCTGAAACTTCTAGACAGCCAAGTCAGGGAGGAGTTCAGAAGACTACTGTACTTCATGGCTGTTGCAGCACATAATTCTGAGCTCAAACTACAGAAGGAG aGTGACAACAGGATGGTTGTGAAAAGAACATTCTCTAAAGCTATTATCAACAATAAAACCTTGTCCAGAGGCAAAACTGACCTCCTGATCTTATTTCTTGTGGATCACCAAAAAGATGTGTTAAAG ATCCCAGGGACACTGCATAAAATGGTCAGCAATAAACTGGTGGCTTTACAGAAAGGCCAAGATCCTAGTAAGATAACAG GCTATACCTTTTGCCAAAAACTTGATGAAAGAGAGTATCGCTCCAATACAGAGAAGACCACAAAAGATGAGCTATTATCTCTATTGAAAGCTATTGATGAAGATTCAAATCTCTCtgacaaagagagaaagagactgCTAGGTCAGTTTCATAGTAGTAATCCAAGTATTTTTATGCAGTATTTTGGAGACAGAGTTACTAATATGTGTGTGTGA